Proteins found in one Takifugu flavidus isolate HTHZ2018 chromosome 7, ASM371156v2, whole genome shotgun sequence genomic segment:
- the cts12 gene encoding procathepsin L isoform X1, with protein MKSSCTRLKVWRSYSRSNSDPLAGLRAPSLRTAVLLLALLCFPQQVASDSDEAILTDWDIWKSMNGISYDDMEDMQRKVIWEGNKQQIEDNNQGFLMGSKHFTMAMNKYGDLTAQEFQVLQGAMIDAQLAKRGKTVASRKLRNSAKKFDGMVIDYRQMGYVTEVKDQGYCGSCWAFSTTGAIEGQIFKKTGQLISLSEQNLVDCSKSYGTYGCSGAWMANAYDYVVNNGLESTITYPYTSVDTQPCYYDSRLAVAHIKDYRFIPKGDEQALADAVATIGPITVAIDASHSSFLFYSSGIYEESNCNPNNLSHAVLLVGYGSEGGQDYWLIKNSWGPSWGEGGYMRLIRDGKNPCGIASYALYPIL; from the exons atgaagagcagctgcaccagACTAAAGGTCTGGAGGTCCTACTCGCGGTCTAACTCTGATCCTCTTGCAGGGCTTCGCGCCCCCTCCCTGCGGACGGCAGTCctgctcctcgccctcctgTGCTTCCCTCAGCAGGTGGCCTCAGACTCGGACGAGGCGATCCTGACTGATTGGGATATCTGGAAGAGCATGAACGGAATCTCCTATGACGATATG GAGGACATGCAGAGGAAGGTCATCTGGGAGGGGAACAAGCAGCAGATTGAAGACAACAATCAGGGGTTTTTAATGGGCTCCAAGCATTTTACTATGGCCATGAATAAATACGGAGATCTG ACAGCTCAAGAGTTCCAGGTTTTGCAAGGTGCCATGATAGACGCCCAGTTGGCAAAGAGAGGAAAGACGGTCGCGTCCCGAAAGCTCCGCAACAGCGCTAAAAAATTTGACGGGATGGTTATCGACTACAGGCAGATGGGTTACGTCACCGAGGTGAAAGACCAG GGTTACTGCGGCTCTTGCTGGGCCTTCAGCACTACAGGAGCCATTGAGGGACAAATATTCAAGAAGACGGGTCAGCTCATATCCTTGAGCGAGCAGAACCTGGTGGACTGTTCCAAGTCTTACGGTACCTACGGCTGCAGCGGCGCCTGGATGGCCAACGCCTACGACTACGTGGTGAACAACGGCCTGGAGTCCACCATCACCTACCCGTACACCTCAGTG GACACCCAGCCCTGTTACTATGACAGCAGACTTGCGGTGGCGCACATTAAAGACTACAGGTTCATACCCAAAGGAGATGAGCAGGCTCTGGCCGATGCCGTGGCAACTATCGGCCCCATCACAGTGGCCATCGATGCGTCTCACTCAAGCTTCCTGTTCTACAGCTCAG GAATATACGAGGAGTCCAACTGTAACCCGAACAATCTGAGCCACGCGGTGCTGCTGGTCGGCTACGGTTCTGAGGGAGGTCAGGACTACTGGCTCATCAAAAACAG TTGGGGGCCCAGTTGGGGGGAAGGCGGGTACATGCGCCTCATTCGAGACGGCAAGAACCCGTGCGGCATCGCCAGCTACGCCCTGTACCCCATCCTGTGA
- the cts12 gene encoding procathepsin L isoform X2, whose translation MGTKQTHIHAGLRAPSLRTAVLLLALLCFPQQVASDSDEAILTDWDIWKSMNGISYDDMEDMQRKVIWEGNKQQIEDNNQGFLMGSKHFTMAMNKYGDLTAQEFQVLQGAMIDAQLAKRGKTVASRKLRNSAKKFDGMVIDYRQMGYVTEVKDQGYCGSCWAFSTTGAIEGQIFKKTGQLISLSEQNLVDCSKSYGTYGCSGAWMANAYDYVVNNGLESTITYPYTSVDTQPCYYDSRLAVAHIKDYRFIPKGDEQALADAVATIGPITVAIDASHSSFLFYSSGIYEESNCNPNNLSHAVLLVGYGSEGGQDYWLIKNSWGPSWGEGGYMRLIRDGKNPCGIASYALYPIL comes from the exons ATGGGAACTAAACAGACTCACATCCATGCAG GGCTTCGCGCCCCCTCCCTGCGGACGGCAGTCctgctcctcgccctcctgTGCTTCCCTCAGCAGGTGGCCTCAGACTCGGACGAGGCGATCCTGACTGATTGGGATATCTGGAAGAGCATGAACGGAATCTCCTATGACGATATG GAGGACATGCAGAGGAAGGTCATCTGGGAGGGGAACAAGCAGCAGATTGAAGACAACAATCAGGGGTTTTTAATGGGCTCCAAGCATTTTACTATGGCCATGAATAAATACGGAGATCTG ACAGCTCAAGAGTTCCAGGTTTTGCAAGGTGCCATGATAGACGCCCAGTTGGCAAAGAGAGGAAAGACGGTCGCGTCCCGAAAGCTCCGCAACAGCGCTAAAAAATTTGACGGGATGGTTATCGACTACAGGCAGATGGGTTACGTCACCGAGGTGAAAGACCAG GGTTACTGCGGCTCTTGCTGGGCCTTCAGCACTACAGGAGCCATTGAGGGACAAATATTCAAGAAGACGGGTCAGCTCATATCCTTGAGCGAGCAGAACCTGGTGGACTGTTCCAAGTCTTACGGTACCTACGGCTGCAGCGGCGCCTGGATGGCCAACGCCTACGACTACGTGGTGAACAACGGCCTGGAGTCCACCATCACCTACCCGTACACCTCAGTG GACACCCAGCCCTGTTACTATGACAGCAGACTTGCGGTGGCGCACATTAAAGACTACAGGTTCATACCCAAAGGAGATGAGCAGGCTCTGGCCGATGCCGTGGCAACTATCGGCCCCATCACAGTGGCCATCGATGCGTCTCACTCAAGCTTCCTGTTCTACAGCTCAG GAATATACGAGGAGTCCAACTGTAACCCGAACAATCTGAGCCACGCGGTGCTGCTGGTCGGCTACGGTTCTGAGGGAGGTCAGGACTACTGGCTCATCAAAAACAG TTGGGGGCCCAGTTGGGGGGAAGGCGGGTACATGCGCCTCATTCGAGACGGCAAGAACCCGTGCGGCATCGCCAGCTACGCCCTGTACCCCATCCTGTGA
- the ankrd29 gene encoding ankyrin repeat domain-containing protein 29 isoform X1 — MSFKKETPLANAVFWAVRKGNLALLQLLLNSGRVDADCRDSCGTTALMVASYNGHYECVRELIMQGADINYQRETGSTALFFASQQGHNEVVKLLFEFGASTECRTKDGGTALTAASQHGHAKVVDTLLKNGANVHDQLNDGATALFLAAQEGHVTVIRHLLSSGAKVNQAREDATAPLWMAAQMGHSETVRVLLLRGADRDAERHDGSTALFKAAFKGHNGVIEELLKFSPSLGLLKNGSSALHAAAMSGNIKTVLLLLGADADPTLVNKSNELPADLTKSDRILKILRPKLLNVDS, encoded by the exons ATGTCTTTTAAG AAGGAAACTCCCCTGGCTAATGCCGTGTTTTGGGCTGTGAGGAAAGGGAACTtggctctccttcagctgctgctcaacagTGGGCGCGTGGATGCGGACTGCAGAGACAGT TGTGGAACCACGGCGCTAATGGTGGCATCCTACAACGGCCACTACGAGTGTGTTAGGGAACTcatcatgcagggagctgacaTCAACTATCAGAGAGAG ACAGGCTCCACCGCCCTGTTTTTTGCCTCCCAGCAGGGTCATAATGAGGTTGTGAAGCTCCTCTTTGAATTCGGTGCCTCCACAGAGTGCAGGACAAAG GATGGTGGCACGGCGCTCACCGCCGCCTCCCAGCACGGCCATGCTAAGGTGGTGGACACGCTTCTGAAGAACGGAGCCAATGTTCACGATCAGCTGAAC GACGGTGCCACTGCTCTGTTCCTCGCTGCCCAggagggtcatgtgactgtgaTAAGACATCTGCTGTCATCAGGTGCCAAAGTTAACCAAGCAAGGGAG GACGCTACTGCCCCCTTGTGGATGGCGGCGCAGATGGGTCACAGCGAGACAGTGAGGGTGCTGCTCTTGCGTGGGGCCGATCGGGACGCTGAAAGACAT GATGGATCAACAGCCTTATTCAAAGCAGCTTTTAAGGGACACAACGGTGTCATCGAGGAGCTCCTCAAGTTCTCTCCTTCACTTGGCCTTCTCAAG AACGGTTCGTCTGCTCTTCACGCTGCTGCCATGAGCGGAAATATCAAAActgttctgctgttgctggggGCCGACGCAGACCCCACCTTAGTGAACAAG AGTAATGAACTTCCTGCAGATCTCACCAAAAGTGATCGGATCCTGAAGATTTTACGTCCAAAACTCCTGAACGTTGACAGCTGA
- the ankrd29 gene encoding ankyrin repeat domain-containing protein 29 isoform X2 — protein sequence MSFKKETPLANAVFWAVRKGNLALLQLLLNSGRVDADCRDSCGTTALMVASYNGHYECVRELIMQGADINYQREQGHNEVVKLLFEFGASTECRTKDGGTALTAASQHGHAKVVDTLLKNGANVHDQLNDGATALFLAAQEGHVTVIRHLLSSGAKVNQAREDATAPLWMAAQMGHSETVRVLLLRGADRDAERHDGSTALFKAAFKGHNGVIEELLKFSPSLGLLKNGSSALHAAAMSGNIKTVLLLLGADADPTLVNKSNELPADLTKSDRILKILRPKLLNVDS from the exons ATGTCTTTTAAG AAGGAAACTCCCCTGGCTAATGCCGTGTTTTGGGCTGTGAGGAAAGGGAACTtggctctccttcagctgctgctcaacagTGGGCGCGTGGATGCGGACTGCAGAGACAGT TGTGGAACCACGGCGCTAATGGTGGCATCCTACAACGGCCACTACGAGTGTGTTAGGGAACTcatcatgcagggagctgacaTCAACTATCAGAGAGAG CAGGGTCATAATGAGGTTGTGAAGCTCCTCTTTGAATTCGGTGCCTCCACAGAGTGCAGGACAAAG GATGGTGGCACGGCGCTCACCGCCGCCTCCCAGCACGGCCATGCTAAGGTGGTGGACACGCTTCTGAAGAACGGAGCCAATGTTCACGATCAGCTGAAC GACGGTGCCACTGCTCTGTTCCTCGCTGCCCAggagggtcatgtgactgtgaTAAGACATCTGCTGTCATCAGGTGCCAAAGTTAACCAAGCAAGGGAG GACGCTACTGCCCCCTTGTGGATGGCGGCGCAGATGGGTCACAGCGAGACAGTGAGGGTGCTGCTCTTGCGTGGGGCCGATCGGGACGCTGAAAGACAT GATGGATCAACAGCCTTATTCAAAGCAGCTTTTAAGGGACACAACGGTGTCATCGAGGAGCTCCTCAAGTTCTCTCCTTCACTTGGCCTTCTCAAG AACGGTTCGTCTGCTCTTCACGCTGCTGCCATGAGCGGAAATATCAAAActgttctgctgttgctggggGCCGACGCAGACCCCACCTTAGTGAACAAG AGTAATGAACTTCCTGCAGATCTCACCAAAAGTGATCGGATCCTGAAGATTTTACGTCCAAAACTCCTGAACGTTGACAGCTGA
- the ankrd29 gene encoding ankyrin repeat domain-containing protein 29 isoform X5: MSFKCGTTALMVASYNGHYECVRELIMQGADINYQREQGHNEVVKLLFEFGASTECRTKDGGTALTAASQHGHAKVVDTLLKNGANVHDQLNDGATALFLAAQEGHVTVIRHLLSSGAKVNQAREDATAPLWMAAQMGHSETVRVLLLRGADRDAERHDGSTALFKAAFKGHNGVIEELLKFSPSLGLLKNGSSALHAAAMSGNIKTVLLLLGADADPTLVNKSNELPADLTKSDRILKILRPKLLNVDS, translated from the exons ATGTCTTTTAAG TGTGGAACCACGGCGCTAATGGTGGCATCCTACAACGGCCACTACGAGTGTGTTAGGGAACTcatcatgcagggagctgacaTCAACTATCAGAGAGAG CAGGGTCATAATGAGGTTGTGAAGCTCCTCTTTGAATTCGGTGCCTCCACAGAGTGCAGGACAAAG GATGGTGGCACGGCGCTCACCGCCGCCTCCCAGCACGGCCATGCTAAGGTGGTGGACACGCTTCTGAAGAACGGAGCCAATGTTCACGATCAGCTGAAC GACGGTGCCACTGCTCTGTTCCTCGCTGCCCAggagggtcatgtgactgtgaTAAGACATCTGCTGTCATCAGGTGCCAAAGTTAACCAAGCAAGGGAG GACGCTACTGCCCCCTTGTGGATGGCGGCGCAGATGGGTCACAGCGAGACAGTGAGGGTGCTGCTCTTGCGTGGGGCCGATCGGGACGCTGAAAGACAT GATGGATCAACAGCCTTATTCAAAGCAGCTTTTAAGGGACACAACGGTGTCATCGAGGAGCTCCTCAAGTTCTCTCCTTCACTTGGCCTTCTCAAG AACGGTTCGTCTGCTCTTCACGCTGCTGCCATGAGCGGAAATATCAAAActgttctgctgttgctggggGCCGACGCAGACCCCACCTTAGTGAACAAG AGTAATGAACTTCCTGCAGATCTCACCAAAAGTGATCGGATCCTGAAGATTTTACGTCCAAAACTCCTGAACGTTGACAGCTGA
- the ankrd29 gene encoding ankyrin repeat domain-containing protein 29 isoform X3, which translates to MSFKCGTTALMVASYNGHYECVRELIMQGADINYQRETGSTALFFASQQGHNEVVKLLFEFGASTECRTKDGGTALTAASQHGHAKVVDTLLKNGANVHDQLNDGATALFLAAQEGHVTVIRHLLSSGAKVNQAREDATAPLWMAAQMGHSETVRVLLLRGADRDAERHDGSTALFKAAFKGHNGVIEELLKFSPSLGLLKNGSSALHAAAMSGNIKTVLLLLGADADPTLVNKSNELPADLTKSDRILKILRPKLLNVDS; encoded by the exons ATGTCTTTTAAG TGTGGAACCACGGCGCTAATGGTGGCATCCTACAACGGCCACTACGAGTGTGTTAGGGAACTcatcatgcagggagctgacaTCAACTATCAGAGAGAG ACAGGCTCCACCGCCCTGTTTTTTGCCTCCCAGCAGGGTCATAATGAGGTTGTGAAGCTCCTCTTTGAATTCGGTGCCTCCACAGAGTGCAGGACAAAG GATGGTGGCACGGCGCTCACCGCCGCCTCCCAGCACGGCCATGCTAAGGTGGTGGACACGCTTCTGAAGAACGGAGCCAATGTTCACGATCAGCTGAAC GACGGTGCCACTGCTCTGTTCCTCGCTGCCCAggagggtcatgtgactgtgaTAAGACATCTGCTGTCATCAGGTGCCAAAGTTAACCAAGCAAGGGAG GACGCTACTGCCCCCTTGTGGATGGCGGCGCAGATGGGTCACAGCGAGACAGTGAGGGTGCTGCTCTTGCGTGGGGCCGATCGGGACGCTGAAAGACAT GATGGATCAACAGCCTTATTCAAAGCAGCTTTTAAGGGACACAACGGTGTCATCGAGGAGCTCCTCAAGTTCTCTCCTTCACTTGGCCTTCTCAAG AACGGTTCGTCTGCTCTTCACGCTGCTGCCATGAGCGGAAATATCAAAActgttctgctgttgctggggGCCGACGCAGACCCCACCTTAGTGAACAAG AGTAATGAACTTCCTGCAGATCTCACCAAAAGTGATCGGATCCTGAAGATTTTACGTCCAAAACTCCTGAACGTTGACAGCTGA
- the ankrd29 gene encoding ankyrin repeat domain-containing protein 29 isoform X6, whose amino-acid sequence MVASYNGHYECVRELIMQGADINYQREQGHNEVVKLLFEFGASTECRTKDGGTALTAASQHGHAKVVDTLLKNGANVHDQLNDGATALFLAAQEGHVTVIRHLLSSGAKVNQAREDATAPLWMAAQMGHSETVRVLLLRGADRDAERHDGSTALFKAAFKGHNGVIEELLKFSPSLGLLKNGSSALHAAAMSGNIKTVLLLLGADADPTLVNKSNELPADLTKSDRILKILRPKLLNVDS is encoded by the exons ATGGTGGCATCCTACAACGGCCACTACGAGTGTGTTAGGGAACTcatcatgcagggagctgacaTCAACTATCAGAGAGAG CAGGGTCATAATGAGGTTGTGAAGCTCCTCTTTGAATTCGGTGCCTCCACAGAGTGCAGGACAAAG GATGGTGGCACGGCGCTCACCGCCGCCTCCCAGCACGGCCATGCTAAGGTGGTGGACACGCTTCTGAAGAACGGAGCCAATGTTCACGATCAGCTGAAC GACGGTGCCACTGCTCTGTTCCTCGCTGCCCAggagggtcatgtgactgtgaTAAGACATCTGCTGTCATCAGGTGCCAAAGTTAACCAAGCAAGGGAG GACGCTACTGCCCCCTTGTGGATGGCGGCGCAGATGGGTCACAGCGAGACAGTGAGGGTGCTGCTCTTGCGTGGGGCCGATCGGGACGCTGAAAGACAT GATGGATCAACAGCCTTATTCAAAGCAGCTTTTAAGGGACACAACGGTGTCATCGAGGAGCTCCTCAAGTTCTCTCCTTCACTTGGCCTTCTCAAG AACGGTTCGTCTGCTCTTCACGCTGCTGCCATGAGCGGAAATATCAAAActgttctgctgttgctggggGCCGACGCAGACCCCACCTTAGTGAACAAG AGTAATGAACTTCCTGCAGATCTCACCAAAAGTGATCGGATCCTGAAGATTTTACGTCCAAAACTCCTGAACGTTGACAGCTGA
- the ankrd29 gene encoding ankyrin repeat domain-containing protein 29 isoform X4, translated as MVASYNGHYECVRELIMQGADINYQRETGSTALFFASQQGHNEVVKLLFEFGASTECRTKDGGTALTAASQHGHAKVVDTLLKNGANVHDQLNDGATALFLAAQEGHVTVIRHLLSSGAKVNQAREDATAPLWMAAQMGHSETVRVLLLRGADRDAERHDGSTALFKAAFKGHNGVIEELLKFSPSLGLLKNGSSALHAAAMSGNIKTVLLLLGADADPTLVNKSNELPADLTKSDRILKILRPKLLNVDS; from the exons ATGGTGGCATCCTACAACGGCCACTACGAGTGTGTTAGGGAACTcatcatgcagggagctgacaTCAACTATCAGAGAGAG ACAGGCTCCACCGCCCTGTTTTTTGCCTCCCAGCAGGGTCATAATGAGGTTGTGAAGCTCCTCTTTGAATTCGGTGCCTCCACAGAGTGCAGGACAAAG GATGGTGGCACGGCGCTCACCGCCGCCTCCCAGCACGGCCATGCTAAGGTGGTGGACACGCTTCTGAAGAACGGAGCCAATGTTCACGATCAGCTGAAC GACGGTGCCACTGCTCTGTTCCTCGCTGCCCAggagggtcatgtgactgtgaTAAGACATCTGCTGTCATCAGGTGCCAAAGTTAACCAAGCAAGGGAG GACGCTACTGCCCCCTTGTGGATGGCGGCGCAGATGGGTCACAGCGAGACAGTGAGGGTGCTGCTCTTGCGTGGGGCCGATCGGGACGCTGAAAGACAT GATGGATCAACAGCCTTATTCAAAGCAGCTTTTAAGGGACACAACGGTGTCATCGAGGAGCTCCTCAAGTTCTCTCCTTCACTTGGCCTTCTCAAG AACGGTTCGTCTGCTCTTCACGCTGCTGCCATGAGCGGAAATATCAAAActgttctgctgttgctggggGCCGACGCAGACCCCACCTTAGTGAACAAG AGTAATGAACTTCCTGCAGATCTCACCAAAAGTGATCGGATCCTGAAGATTTTACGTCCAAAACTCCTGAACGTTGACAGCTGA
- the LOC130528609 gene encoding vacuolar protein sorting-associated protein 4B-like isoform X1, protein MAGANLQKAISLVAKATEEDKAQNYEEALKNYQNAIQYFLHAAKYEMPSDRSAECIRARCVDYLDRAEQLKEYLKKKENSPAKPIKESQSEDRGDENEEDAEKKKLHNQLSGAIVMERPNIGWGDVAGLEGAKEALKEAVILPIKFPHLFTGKRTPWRGILLFGPPGTGKSYLAKAVATEANNSTFFSISSSDLVSKWLGESEKLVKSLFTLAREHKPSIIFIDEIDSLCGSRSENESEAARRIKTEFLVQMQGVGNNNDGVLVLGATNIPWTLDSAIRRRFEKRIYIPLPEVHARSYMFKLHLGSTPNDLTETDFVTLGKRTEGYSGADISIIVRDALMQPVRKVQSATHFKKVRGSLWHNPGAVVEDLLTPCPPGDPGAIKMTWMDVPGEKLLEPVVCMDDMLRSLANTKPTVNEQDLDKLKKFTEDFGQEG, encoded by the exons ATGGCAGGTGCAAATTTACAG AAAGCCATCAGTTTAGTTGCCAAGGCTACAGAGGAGGACAAAGCCCAAAACTATGAGGAGGCGCTCAAGAACTACCAGAACGCAATTCAGTATTTTCTTCATGCTGCCAAAT ACGAGATGCCGAGCGATCGGAGTGCCGAGTGCATCAGGGCCCGGTGCGTGGACTACCTGGACAGAGCCGAGCAGCTGAAGGAATAcctgaagaagaaggagaactCTCCGGCCAAGCCCATCAAAGAGTCCCAGTCTGAGGACAGAGG CGATGAAAACGAGGAggatgcagagaagaagaagttaCACAATCAGCTCTCGG GTGCCATTGTGATGGAAAGACCTAATATTGGGTGGGGTGATGTCGCCGGACTTGAGGGAGCCAAAGAAGCCTTAAAAGAAGCTGTGATCCTGCCCATTAAATTCCCTCATCTGTTCACTG GAAAGCGGACTCCATGGAGGGGCATCCTTCTGTTCGGCCCTCCTGGAACAGGGAAGTCATACCTGGCCAAGGCCGTAGCCACAGAAGCCAACAACTCCaccttcttctccatctcctcctctgacctcGTGTCGAAGTGGTTGGGCGAAAGTGAAAA GCTGGTCAAGAGCCTGTTCACATTAGCCCGCGAACACAAGCcctccatcatcttcatcgATGAGATTGACTCCCTCTGTGGCTCCAGGAGCGAGAACGAGAGCGAGGCCGCCCGCAGGATCAAGACGGAGTTCCTCGTACAGATGCAGG GTGTTGGAAATAACAACGAcggggttctggttctgggagcCACAAATATACCCTGGACGCTGGACTCTGCAATAAGGAGAAG GTTTGAAAAGCGCATCTACATCCCGCTGCCCGAGGTGCACGCTCGCTCCTACATGTTCAAACTGCACCTGGGCTCCACCCCCAACGACCTGACGGAGACAGACTTTGTCACCTTGGGCAAACGGACGGAGGGCTACTCTGGGGCAGACATCAGTATTATTGTCAGAGACGCTCTCATGCAGCCCGTCAGGAAGGTTCAGTCGGCCACGCACTTCAAAAAG GTCCGCGGGTCATTGTGGCACAACCCCGGGGCTGTCGTGGAGGACCTCCTGACTCCATGTCCTCCTGGGGATCCTGGCGCCATAAAAATGACGTGGATGGACGTTCCTGGGGAGAAACTTCTCGAACCGGTGGTCTGCATG GACGACATGCTGAGATCACTGGCAAACACCAAACCCACCGTGAATGAGCAGGACCTGGACAAACTAAAGAAGTTCACTGAGGACTTTGGTCAAGAAGGTTAA
- the LOC130528609 gene encoding vacuolar protein sorting-associated protein 4B-like isoform X2 has protein sequence MLPFSASDFSDENEEDAEKKKLHNQLSGAIVMERPNIGWGDVAGLEGAKEALKEAVILPIKFPHLFTGKRTPWRGILLFGPPGTGKSYLAKAVATEANNSTFFSISSSDLVSKWLGESEKLVKSLFTLAREHKPSIIFIDEIDSLCGSRSENESEAARRIKTEFLVQMQGVGNNNDGVLVLGATNIPWTLDSAIRRRFEKRIYIPLPEVHARSYMFKLHLGSTPNDLTETDFVTLGKRTEGYSGADISIIVRDALMQPVRKVQSATHFKKVRGSLWHNPGAVVEDLLTPCPPGDPGAIKMTWMDVPGEKLLEPVVCMDDMLRSLANTKPTVNEQDLDKLKKFTEDFGQEG, from the exons ATGCTCCCTTTTTCAGCATCAGATTTTAG CGATGAAAACGAGGAggatgcagagaagaagaagttaCACAATCAGCTCTCGG GTGCCATTGTGATGGAAAGACCTAATATTGGGTGGGGTGATGTCGCCGGACTTGAGGGAGCCAAAGAAGCCTTAAAAGAAGCTGTGATCCTGCCCATTAAATTCCCTCATCTGTTCACTG GAAAGCGGACTCCATGGAGGGGCATCCTTCTGTTCGGCCCTCCTGGAACAGGGAAGTCATACCTGGCCAAGGCCGTAGCCACAGAAGCCAACAACTCCaccttcttctccatctcctcctctgacctcGTGTCGAAGTGGTTGGGCGAAAGTGAAAA GCTGGTCAAGAGCCTGTTCACATTAGCCCGCGAACACAAGCcctccatcatcttcatcgATGAGATTGACTCCCTCTGTGGCTCCAGGAGCGAGAACGAGAGCGAGGCCGCCCGCAGGATCAAGACGGAGTTCCTCGTACAGATGCAGG GTGTTGGAAATAACAACGAcggggttctggttctgggagcCACAAATATACCCTGGACGCTGGACTCTGCAATAAGGAGAAG GTTTGAAAAGCGCATCTACATCCCGCTGCCCGAGGTGCACGCTCGCTCCTACATGTTCAAACTGCACCTGGGCTCCACCCCCAACGACCTGACGGAGACAGACTTTGTCACCTTGGGCAAACGGACGGAGGGCTACTCTGGGGCAGACATCAGTATTATTGTCAGAGACGCTCTCATGCAGCCCGTCAGGAAGGTTCAGTCGGCCACGCACTTCAAAAAG GTCCGCGGGTCATTGTGGCACAACCCCGGGGCTGTCGTGGAGGACCTCCTGACTCCATGTCCTCCTGGGGATCCTGGCGCCATAAAAATGACGTGGATGGACGTTCCTGGGGAGAAACTTCTCGAACCGGTGGTCTGCATG GACGACATGCTGAGATCACTGGCAAACACCAAACCCACCGTGAATGAGCAGGACCTGGACAAACTAAAGAAGTTCACTGAGGACTTTGGTCAAGAAGGTTAA